The following nucleotide sequence is from Saccharothrix texasensis.
GACCCGGGAGGAACCGGCCCCACCGGTCGCGCCCCTGGCCGACACCGACCTCCGGCTCAAGGACGACTGCACGTCCGGCTGGGTGGTTCCCGAGCGCGGTGACGCGCCCGTGCCGTTCACCACCCGCCGCCCGGTCGACGCGGTGCTCGCCACGGGCGGCGAGGTCGTCGTCACGGTGCAGGGGCAGACCCGCACGTCGGTGGTGCTGCAGTCGGCGTGGGTCGAGGTGCTGAGCCGCACCCCCGCGCGCCCGGGGGTGTACCTGCCCTCGGCGTGCCAGTCCGACGTCGTGCCCCGCTTCTTCCAGCTCGACCTCGCCGCGGCGTCCCCCGAACTGGTGCCGAGGGTGTTCGAGGGCGAGCCGCTGACCTTCCCCTTCCGGGTCGACGAGGTCGAGCCGGAGCAGTTCGTCATCACGGCCCTCTCCCCGGACGACGAGGAGGTCGCGTGGCGGCTCCACCTCAGGTGGACGTCCGGCGCCACCGAGGGCGAGTTGGTCCTCGACGACCGCGGCGAGCCCTTCCGGACCACGGGCATCGCCGCGGCGCGCCGGTTCTGCCTCCTCGACGGCGGCTCCCGGTGGCAGCCGTCGTGCTGACCCGGGTGGTGGTCGGCGCGCTGCTCGCCGTGCTGGTCGGGTGTGGCGCCGCCCCCGAGCCGCCGCCGTCCTTCGCGCCGCCGCGGTGGTCGGAGCAGGACCGGTCCGAGCTGCCCGCGGAGCTGGCCTCGCTCTACGTGCGGGCCGCGATCGGCTGGGACGGCGGGCTGTTGGTGGCGGGCGACTACCCGGAGCCCGCGCTGTTCTCGTCCCCGGACGGGCGGAAGTGGACCGAACAGGCTCCCGAGGGGTTCGGCGACCACCTGCGCGGCCAGCCGTTCGCCGCGTACGGCTCCACCGCCTACGTCCTGGGCGGCGCTGCGGGCGAGGTGGCCGTGTGGCGCACCGAGGACGGCACGACGTGGCAGCGGACGCCACTGCCGTACGGCGACCTGGACGACCCGTTCATGGCCATCGCCGCCGGGCCGCACGGCGTGCTGGTCGTCGGGTCCGACGGGTTCGACTACGCCGCCGGGCTGGAGGCCGAGCACACCCCGGAGGACTTCTTCGGCTTCGAGTTCTGGCACTCCGCCGACGGGGAGGAGTTCCGGTACGCGGGCGACCTCACGCTCGCGCGGACCGTGATCGGCATCACGCCGCGGGTGGTCGCGACGGACGACGGCTTCCTCCTGCACGACTCCGGCGCTTACGGCGTCGACGTGTTCCGGGAGGACACACCGCTGTACCGGTCGACGGACGGCGAGTCCTGGCAGTACGTCGGCGACGGCCTGCCGATCGGCACCCGACTCGCCGTGGGACGTGCCGGGTCCTTGACGTTCGTGCTGGGCCAGAGCCCGTCCGGCCTGTACGCGCGGTACCGGCGTGACGGGGACAGCGGGTGGAGCGACGGCGCCATCGACCTCGGGCGGCTCCCGGACGACGCCGTCGTGCCCGCGACCGGGCAGTGGCCGACCGCGGTCCACCCGTGGGGGACCGGGTTCATCGCGATCGGCCGGACGGAACGGGGTGAGGCGGGCCTGGTGTGGTCGTCGCCGGACGGCATCACGTGGACCCGGTCACCGGTGCGGGGCAGCGGGTTCGACCGGCTCGCCGAGCTGGTGGCGGTCGCGTCGAGCCGGGGCGAAACCCTCCTGTTCGGCCTGGAGGGCTTCCCCCCGGACGTGCGAGTGCACCTGTGGCGGGCCGGCCCTAGCGGTTGAGCACCGCGTCCAGCACGGTCGCCGTGTCGGACAGGTCCGCCAGCACGACGTGCGCGCCCGCCTCCCGCAGGTCCGCGACGCTGCTGCGGCCCGTCGCCACGCCGATGGCGACGGCCCCGTGGTGCAGTGCGGCGTCCACGTCGTGCGGGGTGTCGCCGATGACGACCGCCCGGAACTCGCGGGCGTGCTTGGCGGTGGCCAGCCGCACCGCCTCCAGCACCAGCGCGGGCCGGTGCTCGGACACCGAGCCGTAGCCGCCGATCTCGAAGTCCAGGTGTCCGTCGAGCCCGAACGCGGCCAGCTTGTGCCGGGCGATCTCCACGAGGTTCCCGGTGACCAGCGACTGCACGACGTCCTCGCGCTCCGCCAACGCCTCCAGCGCCGCCAGGGCGCCCGGGAGCGCGTGCCCCCGCGCGGGCAGCAGGTCGCGTTCCCGCGTGGCCACGTCGATCAGCTCCGCGTGCAGCCGGGCCACCAGCTCCTCGGTCGGCTCCAGGTCGTGCGCGGTCAGCAGCTCACGCGTGATGGCGCGCTCGGTGCGGCCGGGGAAGCTGGGCACGTGCACGAGGTCCAGGCCCGACGTCACGCGGAACGCGGTGCGGTACCACTCGTGCCCGAGGCCCCTGGCGTCGATCAACGTCAGGTCGATGTCCCACAGCACCAGCGTGTTCACGACTGCCGCACGCTTCCCAGGATGCGCCGCACGTCCTCGTCGGACGGTCCCTCGGCCACGTGCGGCCCGCCCTCGGCGACGTTGAGCACGAACACGGCCACCTCGGAGCCGTCGCGCATCGCCACCGCGCTGACCGTGGCCTTGGGCGCGTAGCAGGCGCTGGCGGACTTGGGCGTCACCTCGACGCTGAGCCGGACGACCCCGTCGTCGCCGGACTCGACGCGCGGCTCGCCGATCTCGGGTGGCGCGCCGTTCACCGTGTACCCGCCGGCGGCGATCCGGTCCACCAGCTCGGCGGCGACCTGCTCCGGGTCGTCGTGGACGAGCGAACCGGCCATCGCCTGCGCCTGGATCATGCTCCGGCCCTGGCACTGGAACGGCCGCGACACGTACGTGGTGCTCAGCTTGACCCGCCCGGACGAGCCGGTGCCGCTCGCCTCCCAGGACGGCGGCAGCTCGTAGGACAGGCCGGCCTTCTCGTCGTCCACCGGCTGCCAGTCCGGCTCGGCCTCGGTCGAGGTGGTCGACGCGGCGGTGGGCGCCGCCTGGCCGTCACCGGACTTCAGCACCACCAGTGCGGTGACGCCGCCGCCGACCAGCAGCACGGCGACCGCGGCCAGCGCGATCCACAGCGGCGCGCGGCTCGGCCGCTTCGGCGGTTGCTGCTGGTAGACGCCCAGCCCGGAGTAGCTCACCGGCTCAGCGGCTTCACGGAGTCGACCATGCCCTGCAGGTCGGCCTCGGTCGGCGGCTTCGGCTCGGCCGGGCCGCCCTCGAGGTCGCCGTTCGCCATGAACACGTGGAAACCCTTGTCCCCCTTGAGGACCAGGACCTTCACCATGCCCTTGGTGGCCAGGCACTCGTTGCCGGAGGTGGTGGCGACCGCGTCGACCTGCACGCCCTCGATGTCGCCCAGCGAGCTCGGCAGCTTCACCGGCTTCGGCTCGCCGAGCTTGACCTCGGACTTGGGCGCGGACTTGTAGTACTGCGTGGCGAGCTTCTGGGCGAAGTCCTTGGCCACGGCGGTGAGGTCGGTCTGCGGCACCACGACACCGCCCGCGCCGCCGCGGGTGAAGCCGTTGCCGCCGCAGTCGTACGCGCCGCTGACGGTGAGGCCGGTCAGCTTCACGTCCTCCATGGCCTCGACCGGCGCGCTGCCCGGCGCGGGCGACCAGCCCTTGGGCACGTCGTAGCTGTAGGACAGCGCGGTCACCGGCAGGCAGTTCCAGCCCTGCTTGACGGGCTCGCAGGTGGCGTTCGGCGGCGTCGACGGCGTGGTCTTCGTCGTGGTGGTGGTCGTGGTCGTCGACGTGGTGCTCGTCGTGCTCTGCGCGACCGTCGACGAGCCGTCCGGCCGGGTGAGCACGAACGCGGTCACGCCGCCGCCGACGAGCAGGACGACGACCGCGCCGATCACCAGCCACAGCTTGGCCTTGCTCTTCTTCTCGGGCGGCGGCTCCTCGCCGCCGGAGAAGACGCCGAGGCCGCCGTACGAGCCGCCGTAGTTCTGCGGGAAGACCTGCTGCGGGTAGCCCTGGTCCTGCCGGCCCCAATCGCCCTGGTTGGGCTGGCCGCCCCAGCCGGACTGCCCGTCACCTGGGTAAGTCACGGCCCAAACCGTACCCGGTGCCGCTCGGGGCCCGGACCGCTCCGATCAATTCAGCGCGCGTTGACTTCTGTGGGCGGCCCGCCGTAGCCTTCAATTCAACACATGATGAATCAACTGGGAGGTCACCATGGCCGCACTGCACGACCGGCCGCCGTCGGTCATCGCGGTGGCCACCGCCGTCGCGGGCGCGTTGATCGCGCTCGTGCTGGGCCTGCTGACGTTCGGCGTCCAGGCGACGGCGCACCCGGACGGGGTGCCGCTCGCGGTCGCCGTCGGCGCCGACGCGCCGGCGCAGCTGCGCGGCGTCGCCGACGAGCTGGCCGGCAGCGACGTGGCGGAAGTCTCGTGGCGCGTGGCCACGCCCGACGAGGCGAGGGACCTGCTGTCGCGCCGGGAGGTCTACGGGGTGCTCGAACTCGCGCCCGGCGGCGCGACCGTGCTGCTGTCCGGCGCGGTGAACCCGTCCGGCACGCAGGTCGCCCAGCAGGTGCTCGGCGGCGTGGTCCAGGGCGCCGGGATGCAGGCGGAGGTCGTCACGCTCGACCCGGCGTCCGCCGCCGGTCGCACGGCGCCGCCGGCCGCGAGCGCGCTGCTGTGGATCGCCGGTCTGGTCGCGGGCGCGGCGTTCACGCTCGTGGCCCGCAGGGCGACCCCGCTCGGCCGGCTGGCGGGCGTCGCCACCACGACCGTGCTCGGCGTCGCCGTGGTCGCGGGCCTCTTCACGCTGTGGGACTCGGCCCTGCCCCTCACCGCGGCCGTGCTCGGCTACCTCGCCCTGGTCGGAGCGGCGTTCGCGCTGGTCCAAGGCGCGCTGCTGCGGCTGCTGGGCATCCGCGCGATGGCCGTGCTCGGCCCGCTGTACCTGATCGCGCCCGCCGTCGCGGGCCAGGTGCCGGAGCTGATCGACCCCGTCTACCGGGCCCTGCTGTGGTCCTGGACCCCGTTCCGCTTCTCCACCGAGGGCGTGCGCGCCCTGCTGCAGGGCGGGTCGCCCGGCGCGGCCCAGGTCTGGGTGTTCGTCGCGCTCGCCGCGGTCGGCCTGGTCGTGCTCCTGCTACCCGGCCAGGAAGGTCAGGCGGACCTTGCGGACGGGGTTGTCGACGTTGGTGTCGACGAGGCAGACCGACTGCCAGGTGCCGAGCGCCAGCACACCGCCTAGCACCGGGATCGTCGCGTAGGGCGGCACCAGCGCGGGGAGCACGTGGTCACGGCCGTGACCGGGCGTCCCGTGCCGGTGCCGCCACCGCCCGTCCGCGGGCAGCAGCTCGCGCAGCGCGGCCAGCAGGTCGTCGTCGCTGCCGGCGCCGGTCTCCAGCACCGCCAGGCCCGCCGTCGCGTGCGGCACCCAGAGGTGCAGCAGCCCGTCGCCGTCCACGTCGGCCAGGAAGTCCTCGCAGGCGCGGGTGAGATCGTGGACGACCTCGGTCGAGCCGGTGCGGATCTCGATCTCTTCGCTGCGCATGCCTCCAGAGCTTAAATCGCGGTGCGCCACCTCCGCCCGATCGGGCACCATGCCGTCCGTGATCCACACCGCGATCGTCACCGGGGCCAACCAGGGCATCGGGGCGGCGACCGCCAAGGCGCTCGCCGCCCGAGGCGTCAACGTCCTCATCACGTTCCTGCGCTTCGCGCCCGCGCCGGACCCGAGCCTGCCGGGCGAGTACTTCACCGCCCGCGAGTCGGACGCGGCGGACGTGGTCGCCGCCATCACCGAGGCGGGCGGCAAGGCCCACGCGCTGGAGGTCGACCTCACCGACACGCTCGCGCCCACCACGCTCTTCGACACCGCGGAACGGGTCTTCGGGCCGGTCGACATCCTGGTCAACAACGCCTCCAGCTGGGTGCAGGACACGTTCCTCGCCGTGGACACCGACCAGTTCGGCCGCGTCCTGCAAGCCGTCACGCCCCAGACGTTCGACGCGCAGTTCGCCGTGGACGCCCGCGCGGGCGCGCTGCTGATCGCCGAGTTCGCCCGCCGGCACATCGCGCGCGGCGGCAACTGGGGCCGCATCGTCGGCCTGACCTCCGGCGGCCCGCTCGGCTTCCCCAGCGAGGTCACCTACGGCGCGGCGAAGGCGGCGCTGGACAACTACGCCATGTCGGCGGCGGCCGAGCTGTGGCCGCACGGCATCACGTCCAACGTCGTCAAGCCGGGCGTCACCGACACCGGCTGGGTCAACGACGCGGTGCGCGCCCAGCACGACGTCTCCCAGCCCGAGGACGTGGCCGACGTGGTCGCGTTCCTCTGCTCGGACGCCGCCGCCAAGGTGACGAAGAACGTCATCACGCTGCACTGACCTTCATTACCCGCTGGTAACATAGCCGCCGTGAAGGCCTCCCGACTGCGCCGCGGCATGAACCTGTGGCCACCGTTCCTGTTCGCCGGCATCCGCGTGGTCGAGCTGTCCGACGACTACCGCCACGTCAAGGTCCGGATGCGGATGCACTGGTGGAACCGCAACTACGTGGGCACGCACTTCGGCGGCTCGCTGTTCGCGATGACCGACCCGTTCTGGATGCTGCTCGTGCTGCACCACCTGGGCCGCGAGCACCTCGTGTGGGACCGCGCGGGCGAGATCGACTTCGTCAAGCCGGGCCGCGGCACCGTCCACGCCGAGTTCGACCTGACCGACGAGCACCTGGACGAGCTGCGCTCCCGGGCCGCGGGCGACAACAAGGCCCTGATGTGGTTCTCCACCGACATCGTGGACGCCTCCGGCGAGGTCGTCGCCCGCACCCGCAAGCAGGTCTACGCGCGTCGCAAGAACCGCAAATCGGTGGACGACGGGGTCACCGAGACCGTGTGATCACCCCATGCGCGCAGCCTTCGGCACGACCTTCGACGTCCCCCTCGGCTACCTGAACACCGCCAGCATCGGCGTGCCCCCGGCGCCCACCGCCGCGGCCGTCGCGGACGCCGTGCGCCGGTGGTCGGTCGGCGCGGACGGCCCGGGCGCGGCGGACGAGCACGCGACCACCGCCCGCGAGGCGTTCGGTCGGCTCGTCGGCGTGCCGGCCGAACGCGTCGCGATGGGCGCGTCGGGCTCCCAGCTCGTCTCCCTGGTCGCCGCCGGCCTGCCGGCCGACGCCTCGGTCCTCGTCGCGCGCGGCGAGTTCACCAGCCTCACGTTCCCCTTCGCCGCCCGCGGCCTGCGGGTCACCGAAGTCGATCTGGAGGAGATCGTCACCCACGCGGGCGGGCACGACCTCGTCGCGGTCAGCGTCGCCCAGTCCGCCGACGGCCGCGTGGTCGACCTCGACGGGCTGCGCGCGACCGGCGTGCCGGTCCTGCTCGATGCCTCCCAGGCGGTCGGCTGGCTGCCGCTGGACCTGGAGTGGGCCGACTGGGTCGTGGCCGTCGGGTACAAGTTCCTGATGTCGCCGCGCGGCTGCGCCTGGCTGGCGTGCTCCCCCTCGGCGCTGGAGCGCACGGTGCCCGTCGCGGCCAACTGGTTCGCCGGCGACGATCCCTGGAGCACCGTGTACGGCCTCCCGCTGCGCCTCGCCCCCGACGCCCGCCGCCTCGACCTCTCCCCGGTCTGGCTGTCCCAGTTCGGCGCCGCCGTCTCGCTCCCGTACCTCGCCTCGCTGGACCTGGCGGCGGTCCGCGAGCACGCCGTGGGACTGGCGGACGCCCTGCTCACCGGCCTCGGCCTGCCCCCGCGCGGCACCGCCATCGTCTCCCTGGACCTCCCCGGCGCCGCCGAGCGGCTCGCGGCGGCCGGCGTGCGGTCCGGCATCCGCGCCGGACGCGTCCGGCTGGCCTTCCACCTCTACAACACCGCCGAGGATGTCGATCAGGTGCTCACAGCGCTCGCCTGACCCTCTTCCGTTACCGTGGGTCTTTGTGTCGGTTCCTCCCGAATCACCCGAAGAGGTGACGCAGCGGATCCCGCCCATCCGGCCGTCGGACACCGCGCCGCTGTGGCGGTCGGAGATCGGGCAGCTGGACTCGCTGCTGAGCTCACCGCCGCCCCCGCCCCCGCCGCGTCGCGGGCCCGCCGCCGCCCCGGCCGCGCACCCGCGTCGCGGACTGCTGCTCAAGGGCCTCGGCCTGCTCGGCGTGGCCGTGGTGTCCGGGCTGGTGTGGCTGGTCGTGATGCCGAAGGACACGCCCACCGGCACGCCGACCCCCACGTCCGCCCCGTCGGGCGAGTTCTCCTTCGCCGCGTCACCGGACGTGCCCGAGCCGCTGAAGGACAGCGACTGCGCGTCCCACGCCTACGGGCAGACCAAGACGTTCCTGACCAGCACGCCGTGCCAGCAGCTCACCCGCGGTCTGTACACGACGGTGACCCCTGACGGGGTGAAGGTCTACACGTCCGTGTCGATCGTCCGGATGAGGACGACCGAGGACGCCGCCAAGCTGAAGGACCTGACCAGCCGTGACGGCACCGGCAACGTCAACGACCTGGTCAAGGACGGCGCGGTGCGCGTGCCGAACCTCGCCACCCTGGCCAACGGCGGCTTCGCGGCCCGCCTGGAGGACCGGGACGTGATCATCATCGAGTCGGACTCCGTCAAGCACGGCCCCGACGCGACCGCGCACAACCAGCTGATGAAGCGGATCAGCAACGACGCCTTCCGCCTCGCCGCCGACCTCAACGCCTGACGGCGCGGCGCCTCAGCCGACCCCCGCGCCCGGGAACGCGATCGACGTCGGCGTCAGCCCCGCCACCTTCCGCCACCGCGTCGCCCGCACCGCGGACACCGTCAAGGCGTCCAACGCCGACGTGCGCAGCGCGCCGTCGTCGGTCCGCTCCAACACCCCGCGCCAGGCCACGCACGCATCGGTCTCCACCGCGACCAACGCCGCGATGGCCGACGCCGCGCTGTCCACCGGCTGGGGCGGCAGGTAGGCCGCCGCCGGGGGCGCGGGCGTCGCGCCGGCGTCGCGCAACCACCGCTCCGTCACGTCCCGCCGCGACCGGTGCGCGTTCGCGCCGTCCGCCACCGCCGCCGCCTGCTGCGGCACCGCGATGAACGCGCTGACCAGCCCGTACGTCCACACCGCCGCGTGCTCCGCCGCCAACGCGCCCTGCACCGCTTCCACGCTCACGACAGCGCCTCCAGCAAGCTCGCGCACCCGGCCGCCACCGAGCCGACCAACCCCACCCGGTGCGACTCCACCGTCGCCACCAGGTCACCCGCCTGCTTCTGCGCCGCCTGCAACGCCGCCGCCAACGCCTCCCGCGTCGCCCCCGCCGGGGGCGTGACCGACGGCTGAGCCGACGTCGACGGCGCCGCCGACCCCGCGACGCGCGGCGTGGCCCGGTCGACCTCCGCCTGCAACCGCGTCGCGTGCTCGGTCCGCGCGGCGGCGGTCTCCGGCGCTCCGACCGCCGTGGCCAGCGCGGCGTCCGACAGCGCCGCCTTCACCAACTCCGCCAGCGGGTCCGGTGGAGGAGGCGGGGGAGGGGGTGTGGTGCACGCGACTGCCAACGGCGCCGTGGCCGCCACCAGCAGCACCGCGCGCCTGCTGAACGCCGTTCTTCCGATCACGTGTCCCGATCCTGCCAGAGCCCCGCCGCCCCCGGTGGTCCACGGCCCGCCACCCCCGCCACGCCCGCCGCACCACCGCCGACCCGCCTGCTCACAGCGCTGTCACCTGCCTGCACGTCGGCGTCGCCACCTTCCCCCGCGCACCCGCCCACCGCGTCGCCGCCCGCCTGCCCGCCGCGCACGACCCGTCGCCGTGGCACGTGGGAGGCCGCCGAACCAGATAGTCTGGGCGACCACGGCCGGCGAAGTGCAGCGTCGGCCGGGGTTGCCGTGCCCTCTGCACTCGAAGAGAACTTGGAGTCACCACGTGTCCAGCCCGCCGCGCGGAGAACTCGCCGCGCAGCTAGCACCCGTCGTGCGGGAAGCGGTCGAGGCGATCGGCTTCGACCTCGAGCTGCTCGACGTGAACCAGGCTGGGCGTCGCAGGCTGGTCAAGGTGGTCGTGGACGGCGACGACGGGATCGGGTTGGACGAGGTGGCGCAGGCCAGCCGCGCCGTCTCCGCCGCCCTCGACGCCAACGAGCACCTGATCGCCGGGCCGTACACGCTCGAGGTCACCTCGCCCGGCGCGGACCGCCCGCTCACCAGGCCCCGCCACTGGAA
It contains:
- a CDS encoding HAD family hydrolase is translated as MNTLVLWDIDLTLIDARGLGHEWYRTAFRVTSGLDLVHVPSFPGRTERAITRELLTAHDLEPTEELVARLHAELIDVATRERDLLPARGHALPGALAALEALAEREDVVQSLVTGNLVEIARHKLAAFGLDGHLDFEIGGYGSVSEHRPALVLEAVRLATAKHAREFRAVVIGDTPHDVDAALHHGAVAIGVATGRSSVADLREAGAHVVLADLSDTATVLDAVLNR
- a CDS encoding ABC transporter permease produces the protein MAALHDRPPSVIAVATAVAGALIALVLGLLTFGVQATAHPDGVPLAVAVGADAPAQLRGVADELAGSDVAEVSWRVATPDEARDLLSRREVYGVLELAPGGATVLLSGAVNPSGTQVAQQVLGGVVQGAGMQAEVVTLDPASAAGRTAPPAASALLWIAGLVAGAAFTLVARRATPLGRLAGVATTTVLGVAVVAGLFTLWDSALPLTAAVLGYLALVGAAFALVQGALLRLLGIRAMAVLGPLYLIAPAVAGQVPELIDPVYRALLWSWTPFRFSTEGVRALLQGGSPGAAQVWVFVALAAVGLVVLLLPGQEGQADLADGVVDVGVDEADRLPGAERQHTA
- a CDS encoding YjbQ family protein, with translation MRSEEIEIRTGSTEVVHDLTRACEDFLADVDGDGLLHLWVPHATAGLAVLETGAGSDDDLLAALRELLPADGRWRHRHGTPGHGRDHVLPALVPPYATIPVLGGVLALGTWQSVCLVDTNVDNPVRKVRLTFLAG
- a CDS encoding SDR family NAD(P)-dependent oxidoreductase, which gives rise to MPSVIHTAIVTGANQGIGAATAKALAARGVNVLITFLRFAPAPDPSLPGEYFTARESDAADVVAAITEAGGKAHALEVDLTDTLAPTTLFDTAERVFGPVDILVNNASSWVQDTFLAVDTDQFGRVLQAVTPQTFDAQFAVDARAGALLIAEFARRHIARGGNWGRIVGLTSGGPLGFPSEVTYGAAKAALDNYAMSAAAELWPHGITSNVVKPGVTDTGWVNDAVRAQHDVSQPEDVADVVAFLCSDAAAKVTKNVITLH
- a CDS encoding DUF4442 domain-containing protein → MKASRLRRGMNLWPPFLFAGIRVVELSDDYRHVKVRMRMHWWNRNYVGTHFGGSLFAMTDPFWMLLVLHHLGREHLVWDRAGEIDFVKPGRGTVHAEFDLTDEHLDELRSRAAGDNKALMWFSTDIVDASGEVVARTRKQVYARRKNRKSVDDGVTETV
- a CDS encoding aminotransferase class V-fold PLP-dependent enzyme, producing the protein MRAAFGTTFDVPLGYLNTASIGVPPAPTAAAVADAVRRWSVGADGPGAADEHATTAREAFGRLVGVPAERVAMGASGSQLVSLVAAGLPADASVLVARGEFTSLTFPFAARGLRVTEVDLEEIVTHAGGHDLVAVSVAQSADGRVVDLDGLRATGVPVLLDASQAVGWLPLDLEWADWVVAVGYKFLMSPRGCAWLACSPSALERTVPVAANWFAGDDPWSTVYGLPLRLAPDARRLDLSPVWLSQFGAAVSLPYLASLDLAAVREHAVGLADALLTGLGLPPRGTAIVSLDLPGAAERLAAAGVRSGIRAGRVRLAFHLYNTAEDVDQVLTALA
- a CDS encoding ferritin-like domain-containing protein; its protein translation is MSVEAVQGALAAEHAAVWTYGLVSAFIAVPQQAAAVADGANAHRSRRDVTERWLRDAGATPAPPAAAYLPPQPVDSAASAIAALVAVETDACVAWRGVLERTDDGALRTSALDALTVSAVRATRWRKVAGLTPTSIAFPGAGVG
- the rimP gene encoding ribosome maturation factor RimP produces the protein MSSPPRGELAAQLAPVVREAVEAIGFDLELLDVNQAGRRRLVKVVVDGDDGIGLDEVAQASRAVSAALDANEHLIAGPYTLEVTSPGADRPLTRPRHWKRNRLRLVKVKQPEQVEWFGRVGDADDTGVVLLVKGELRRVEYRTIERAVVEVEFKQPPVEELALLEGKHLKEESE